From one Ooceraea biroi isolate clonal line C1 chromosome 7, Obir_v5.4, whole genome shotgun sequence genomic stretch:
- the LOC105279905 gene encoding allatostatin C produces the protein MMLSVRSAIALALVLLVLAEWSAAMPATDKDKERLLNTVDLIDDDGSIETALINYLFTKQIVKRLRNQLDIGDLQRKRSYWKQCAFNAVSCFGK, from the exons ATGATGCTATCGGTACGAAGCGCGATCGCACTGGCGTTGGTGCTCCTCGTCCTGGCGGAATGGTCGGCGGCGATGCCAGCCACCGATAAGGACAAAGAGCGGCTTCTGAACACCGTGGAC CTGATAGACGACGACGGCAGCATCGAGACAGCCCTGATAAATTACCTGTTCACCAAGCAGATCGTGAAGCGCCTCCGCAATCAACTGGACATTGGCGATTTACAGCGTAAACGGAGCTACTGGAAGCAGTGCGCCTTCAACGCTGTGTCCTGCTTTGGTAAATAG
- the LOC105279903 gene encoding ubiquitin-protein ligase E3C yields MYSFEGDYRRKPQQNLSGASRRNERSVLLQHAHLERLKREQERKKHNAALKIQAYVRGFVTRKVVCSQKRREFDEAQQAVGRRNLSLEELVPYLRRLLFFYDYTADANRLIWMLQHFLKHQKEIKLKSASSLQWLWRLRWILRMCMRYNTETLSDGAYSLAIPLRILEVFTAREDTEKVLRENSYRHLENIFVYLIKHNYFEQLRKLLDEKVPPMAEATSVAPTPISKCLLDMIKRPVDLISYVDHKDDFSALVLQKLCKSIFSPRLTDPIRMFVMPALAEFKDFPYVHLIACINRLELESTIHLLYCVLSLDSFNQSSLYKSEDAFTSYLQVLASLSSTIVPLMAGRSVLEQADNDSDNESDGDMADQEQVDILQHCIEMLNEQQRVTSILSAIEQNQAYPAALLQPLCRLCHHLLIANKLAVQKYKLLYMLAFKPMFLKHLWTSLVSVRQTSLFGGAAATPLMQIISRGIALSAEDTERIVPLLAVFCSLFSLLIATLHDTEFFLEQTPTAEQPSSNRQQHAMPFTTAELAVLAGHLKGVCLGLVELAFPDSRPTVRDDYKNAILGPISAVQSQHDTQIWTHLFKVTVSLLRQLHTRDLRRQFCPEGHWITSNVVIPIDKPQDFASHRRRLRGYVPFQNLRAFTREDFEEGPPLSATEVRTLTLLREVPFVVPFNNRVMVFQSLIYKDKAEQQGELTHFMQGPSIQICVRRNYLYEDAFEKLSPENEPELRLKMRVQLMSIVGLPEAGIDGGGLFREFLSELLKTSFDPNRGFFKLTKDNMLYPNPTVHLLVEDFPKHYYFIGRILGKALYENLLVELPFAEFFLSKIVGRQSDVDVHHLASLDPIMYRNLLYLKSYKGDVADLGLDFTVLTDELGERRIDELKPCGANIPVTNHNRIEYIHLMADYKLNKQIRAQCYAFKQGIGSVVPLDWLQMFNNKELQVLISGAQIPVDVNDLKLHTNYTGGYSPDHPTIVVFWKVVNEFNDQQKGQLLKFVTSCSRPPLLGFKELDPPFCIQHAGSVDRLPTSSTCMNLLKLPEFQDEKTLREKLLYAIQAGAGFELS; encoded by the exons ATGTATAGCTTCGAGGGAGATTACAGGCGCAAGCCACAGCAGAATCTATCAGGCGCCAGTAGACGAAACGAGAGATCGGTTCTTCTGCAGCACGCGCACCTGGAAAGATTGAAGCGAGAGCAGGAGCGCAAGAAGCACAATGCGGCATTAAAGATACAGGCATATGTGCGTGGTTTTGTCACTCGTAAAGTGGTGTGTTCGCAAAAGCGGCGTGAATTTGATGAGGCTCAACAGGCAGTAGGACGCAGGAATTTGAGTTTGGAGGAACTGGTGCCCTACTTGCGGAGGCTGCTGTTCTTCTACGATTACACAGCGGACGCTAATAGGCTCATATGGATGCTCCAACATTTTCTGAAGCATCAGAAAGAGATTAAACTGAAGTCGGCGAGCTCGTTGCAATGGTTGTGGAGATTACG ATGGATCCTTCGTATGTGCATGCGGTACAACACAGAAACACTGTCGGATGGCGCATATTCCTTGGCAATACCGTTGCGAATCCTGGAGGTGTTCACCGCGCGAGAGGACACGGAGAAAGTGTTGCGCGAGAACAGCTACCGGCACCTGGAAAACATATTCGTTTACCTGATCAAGCACAATTACTTCGAGCAGTTGAGAAAACTTCTGGACGAGAAAGTGCCACCGATGGCGGAAGCGACGTCGGTCGCGCCGACGCCGATCTCCAAGTGCCTGCTGGACATGATCAAACGACCGGTGGATCTGATCTCGTACGTAGATCACAAGGACGACTTCTCCGCTCTTGTGCTGCAGAAGCTGTGCAAGAGCATATTCTCGCCCAGACTGACGGATCCAATTCGCATGTTCGTCATGCCGGCGTTGGCAGAATTCAAGGACTTCCCGTACGTTCACCTGATCGCCTGCATCAATCGACTCGAGCTGGAATCCACGATACATCTGCTCTATTGCGTCCTGTCGTTGGATTCGTTTAACCAGTCCT CGTTGTACAAATCCGAGGATGCGTTCACGAGCTACCTGCAGGTGCTGGCATCCCTGAGTTCGACCATTGTGCCATTGATGGCCGGGCGGAGTGTCTTGGAGCAGGCTGATAACGATTCGGACAATGAGTCGGACGGCGATATGGCCGATCAGGAGCAGGTCGACATTCTGCAGCACTGTATCGAGATGCTGAACGAGCAGCAGCGTGTAACCAGCATATTATCGGCAATCGAACAGAATCAAGCATATCCTGCCGCGCTGTTGCAACCACTGTGCCGGCTGTGCCATCATCTACTCATTGCCAATAAGTTAGCGGTTCAGAAGTACAAGTTGCTCTACATGCTCGCCTTCAAACCAATGTTCCTCAAACATTTGTGGACAAGTCTAGTGTCCGTCCGCCAGACGTCGTTGTTTGGCGGCGCTGCCGCTACGCCGCTGATGCAAATCATATCGCGCGGAATCGCCCTTTCGGCGGAGGACACCGAGAGGATAGTCCCATTGCTGGCAGTGTTCTGTTCACTGTTCAGTCTGTTGATCGCCACGCTGCACGACACTGAGTTCTTCCTCGAGCAGACACCCACGGCGGAACAGCCGTCGAGCAATCGGCAGCAACATGCCATGCCATTCACCACTGCGGAATTGGCGGTTCTGGCTGGCCACTTGAAAGGTGTCTGTCTAGGTTTGGTAGAACTCGCGTTTCCCGATTCGCGGCCCACGGTGCGCGACGACTACAAGAACGCCATATTGGGTCCTATATCCGCCGTTCAGAGTCAGCACGACACACAAATTTGGACGCACTTGTTTAag gTTACGGTGAGCCTGCTGCGTCAGTTGCACACGCGCGATCTCAGACGGCAATTCTGCCCGGAAGGCCACTGGATCACGTCCAACGTCGTCATTCCCATCGACAAACCGCAGGACTTCGCGTCCCACCGTCGCAGACTGCGGGGGTACGTCCCTTTTCAGAATCTCCGGGCTTTTACGAGGGAGGATTTTGAGGAGGGACCGCCCCTGTCGGCAACAGAAGTGCGGACTCTTACCTTGCTGCGCGAGGTTCCGTTCGTTGTGCCGTTCAACAATCGCGTAATGGTGTTCCAGTCGTTGATTTACAAGGACAAGGCGGAACAGCAGGGCGAGCTCACGCACTTTATGCAGGGCCCGTCGATACAGATTTGCGTAAGACGAAACTACCTCTACGAGGATGCCTTTGAGAAACTCTCGCCGGAGAACGAGCCGGAGCTGCGATTGAAGATGCGCGTGCAGCTGATGAGCATCGTGGGATTGCCGGAGGCCGGCATCGACGGCGGCGGTCTGTTTCGCGAGTTCTTGTCCGAGTTGCTGAAAACTAGTTTCGATCCAAACCGCGGCTTCTTCAAACTCACCAAGGACAACATGCTGTACCCAAATCCCACGGTGCATCTGCTAGTCGAGGACTTCCCGAAGCATTACTACTTCATCGGCAGGATTCTTGGTAAAGCGCTGTACGAGAATTTGCTGGTCGAGTTACCGTTCGCCGAGTTCTTTCTATCGAAGATTGTCGGCCGCCAGTCCGACGTGGACGTGCACCATCTCGCCTCCCTTGACCCCATCATGTATCGCAATCTCCTCTACTTGAAGAGCTACAAGGGCGACGTGGCGGATCTTGGATTGGACTTCACCGTACTCACCGACGAGCTTGGTGAAAGACGGATCGACGAGTTGAAGCCGTGCGGCGCCAACATTCCTGTAACGAATCACAATCGCATCGAGTACATTCACCTGATGGCCGATTATAAACTGAACAAGCAGATACGCGCGCAGTGTTACGCGTTCAAGCAGGGAATCGGCAGTGTGGTGCCACTCGACTGGCTGCAGATGTTCAACAACAAGGAACTGCAAGTGCTGATATCGGGCGCGCAGATTCCCGTGGACGTGAACGACCTGAAGCTGCATACAAATTATACGGGTGGATACTCACCCGATCATCCGACCATCGTCGTGTTTTGGAAGGTTGTCAACGAATTCAACGATCAGCAGAAGGGTCAATTGTTAAAGTTCGTCACCAGCTGCAGTCGTCCTCCTCTCTTAGGATTCAAG GAACTCGACCCGCCGTTTTGCATTCAGCACGCCGGCAGCGTCGATCGTTTACCGACCTCGAGTACCTGTATGAACTTGCTGAAACTTCCTGAGTTCCAGGATGAGAAGACGCTGCGTGAGAAGCTCTTATACGCGATACAGGCTGGTGCGGGCTTCGAACTTAGTTAG
- the LOC105279909 gene encoding carbohydrate sulfotransferase 11 has product MSHPSQKTTMDTLTASSNETLTTYPRLKVSSCHIMKKLFSLIQRQVTMIQFIAALIVICIFTLLILANLAQKTQTTETNIEPAASPKYASPKYAAIAHAMASEIIPQVILSRNQMENIRRELDDRRQRVMRLCKTIVSRRSHLNTTLMNMIVDTEHNVSWCPIYKAASSTWMNYFAVLKGTPMAVTMDLVRRNVVQISDIVRQKFQPDADFNKTYERVSKSKKFLIVRHPLERLLSAYRDKLEHMQGREYYYKRFGRRIALKYRQSSDSTKLEPTFEEFLRFIANEKYFDEHWAPYYHTCNPCTVNYDYILKFETLERDQAFFIQDTNLSEYLYDRNHLRNINPYGATTTETLREYIQEIPQSLLKEIYKVYESDYKLFDYSFI; this is encoded by the exons ATGTCACATCCGTCGCAGAAAACAACGATGGACACGTTAACAGCGAGTAGCAATGAAACTTTAACTACTTATCCGCGATTAAAAGTGAGCTCTTGTCATATTATGAAAAAGCTCTTTTCATTGATACAG AGACAAGTCACAATGATACAATTCATCGCGGCGTTAATAGTGATCTGTATTTTTACGTTGTTAATACTGGCAAATTTAGCGCAAAAGACACAGACCACGGAGACAAACATAGAACCAGCCGCATCGCCGAAATATGCATCGCCAAAATACGCAGCAATCGCACATGCTATGGCGTCTGAAATAATACCGCAAGTAATACTGTCACGGAATCAGATGGAGAATATCAGGAGAGAGTTAGATGACAGGAGGCAACGAGTTATGCGTCTATGCAAGACTATCGTTTCACGAAGATCGCACTTGAATACCACGTTGATGAATATGATTGTTGACAc GGAGCACAATGTGTCGTGGTGCCCGATATACAAAGCGGCGAGCTCTACGTGGATGAATTACTTCGCCGTGCTGAAAGGTACCCCGATGGCTGTCACCATGGATCTAGTGCGCCGCAATGTTGTGCAAATCAGTGATATCGTGCGGCAGAAGTTTCAACCGGatgcagattttaataaaacgtacGAG AGGGTAAGCAAATCAAAAAAGTTTTTGATCGTGCGACATCCGCTTGAGCGTCTCTTGTCCGCGTACAGAGACAAGCTGGAGCATATGCAGGGCCGCGAGTATTACTACAAACGTTTCGGCCGACGCATCGCGCTCAAGTATCGTCAATCCAGCGACTCGACGAAATTAGAACCGACATTTGAAGAATTTCTGCGATTCATAGcgaacgagaaatatttcgatGAGCATTGGGCGCCGTATTATCATACTTGCAATCCGTGCACGGTCAACTAcgattatattttgaaattcgaAACGCTGGAAAGAGACCAGGCATTCTTTATCCAGGATACCAATCTGAGCGAATATCTCTACGATAGGAACCatttgcgaaatattaatCCTTATGGCGCGACCACCACGGAGACACTTCGCGAATACATCCAAGAAATACCGCAATCGCTTCTCAAAGAGATTTACAAGGTATACGAgagtgattataaattgtttgaCTATTCGTTCATTTAA